Genomic segment of Sinorhizobium meliloti:
TCCCGACTGGAACACGGCAATCTACAATTTCGGCCGTCAGGAGGTCGTCGCCTTTCTGGTCAACAACGCTCTTTACTGGGCGGAAAAATTCCATGTCGACGGCCTGCGCGTCGATGCGGTCGCCTCGATGCTCTATCTCGACTATTCGCGCAAGCATGACGAATGGGTGCCGAACGAATATGGCGGCAACGAAAATCTCGAGGCCGTGCGTTTCCTGCAGACGTTGAACACCCGCATCTACGGCATTCACCAGGGCGTACTGACCATCGCCGAGGAATCGACGTCCTGGCCGAAGGTCTCGCACCCGGTGCATGCGGGCGGGCTCGGCTTCGGCTTCAAGTGGAACATGGGTTTCATGCACGACACGCTGCAATATCTCTCGCGCGAGCCCGTGCACCGGAAGTTCCACCACAACGACATGACCTTCGGGCTGCTCTACGCCTTCAGCGAGAATTTCGTGCTGCCGCTGTCCCATGACGAGGTCGTCCACGGCAAGGGGTCGCTGATCGCCAAGATGGCCGGCGACGACTGGCAGAAATTTGCCAATCTCCGGGCCTATTACGGCTTCATGTGGGGTTATCCCGGTAAGAAGCTCCTTTTCATGGGACAGGAATTCGCCCAATGGCGCGAGTGGTCCGAGGACCGCGGCCTCGACTGGAATCTGCTCGAATACAATCTGCATGAGGGGATGCGCCGTCTGGTGCGCGACCTGAACGGCACCTATCGCTCGAAGCCGGCGCTGCATGCGCGCGACTGCGAGGGCGACGGCTTCGAATGGCTGATTGCCGACGACCGTGAAAATTCCGTCTTCGCCTGGCTCAGGAAGGCGCCCGGAGAAAAGCTGGTCGCCGTCGTCACCAACTTCACTCCGGTTTACCGGGAGCATTACGACATACCGCTTCCCGTAGCAGGGCGCTGGAAGGAAGTGCTCAACACCGACGCGGAAATCTATGGAGGCAGTGGCAAGGGCAACGGCGGCGCCGTCCAGGCAGAGAAGAGAGCGAACGGAGAGACAATCGCCACCATCACGCTGCCGCCTCTGGCGACGCTGATGCTGGAGCAGGATTAGAGCGTCCCGCCCGACGGGGACTGGCTCGGCGGGCGGAACAGGAGGAAATCGTTTGGGCGCGAGGCGTCGAAGAGACGCCAAGCAGTCCCCCGAAATGATTTTGGGGAGGAAAAATGGTGGAAAAACGTACGCAACCCCTGGCCCGTGATGCCATGGCCTATGTTCTCGCCGGCGGCCGCGGCAGCCGGCTCAAGGAACTCACCGACCGGCGTGCGAAACCTGCCGTCTATTTCGGCGGAAAGGCGCGGATCATCGATTTCGCGCTTTCAAATGCGCTGAATTCCGGCATCCGGCGCATCGGCGTCGCCACGCAGTACAAAGCCCACTCGTTGATCCGGCACCTCCAGCGCGGCTGGAACTTCTTCCGGCCGGAGCGTAACGAGAGCTTCGATATCCTGCCGGCGAGCCAGCGTGTCTCCGAAACGCAGTGGTACGAAGGCACCGCCGACGCCGTCTATCAGAACATCGACATCATCGAGGACCATGGCGTCGAATACATGGTGATTCTCGCCGGCGACCACGTCTACAAGATGGACTACGAACTGATGCTGCAGCAGCACGTCGATTCGGGCGCCGACGTGACCGTCGGCTGCCTGGAGGTGCCGCGCATGGAGGCGACGGGCTTCGGCGTCATGCATGTGGACAATGCGGACCGCATCATCGCCTTCGTCGAAAAGCCGGCCGATCCGCCGGGGATCCCCGGCAATCCGGACATGGCACTCGCGTCCATGGGCATCTACGTGTTCCACACGAAATTCCTGATGGACATGCTGCGTCGGGATGCCGCCGATCCCAAATCGAGCCGCGACTTCGGCAAGGACATCATTCCCTACATCGTCGAACACGGCAAAGCGGTGGCCCACCGCTTCACCCATTCCTGCGTCCGGTCCGACTTCGAGCGCGAGGCCTATTGGCGCGACGTCGGCACCATCGACGCCTATTGGCAGGCCAATATCGATCTCACCCATATCACGCCCGAGCTCGACATCTACGACAGCACCTGGCCGATCTGGACCTTCTCTGAAATCAAGCCGCCGGCCAAATTCGTCCATGACGACGAGAACCGCCGAGGCTCGGCCACGTCCTCGCTCGTATCGGGCGATTGCATCATCTCGGGTGCCGCGCTCAACAGGAGCCTGT
This window contains:
- the glgC gene encoding glucose-1-phosphate adenylyltransferase; the encoded protein is MVEKRTQPLARDAMAYVLAGGRGSRLKELTDRRAKPAVYFGGKARIIDFALSNALNSGIRRIGVATQYKAHSLIRHLQRGWNFFRPERNESFDILPASQRVSETQWYEGTADAVYQNIDIIEDHGVEYMVILAGDHVYKMDYELMLQQHVDSGADVTVGCLEVPRMEATGFGVMHVDNADRIIAFVEKPADPPGIPGNPDMALASMGIYVFHTKFLMDMLRRDAADPKSSRDFGKDIIPYIVEHGKAVAHRFTHSCVRSDFEREAYWRDVGTIDAYWQANIDLTHITPELDIYDSTWPIWTFSEIKPPAKFVHDDENRRGSATSSLVSGDCIISGAALNRSLLFTGVRVNSYSRLENAVVLPDVTIGRHSILRNVVIDSRVVIPEGLVVGDDPDLDAKRFRRTESGVCLITQTMIDKLGM